A single region of the Ziziphus jujuba cultivar Dongzao chromosome 10, ASM3175591v1 genome encodes:
- the LOC107411611 gene encoding spermidine coumaroyl-CoA acyltransferase, with protein sequence METTHQTPSFLVIRKDVELVKPSKPTPSEILSLSTLDNNPPLERYTHVVYAYRAKSNSSNHVNHNNHVHDHVASNFVADKLLEPACMIKEALSKALVYYYPLAGKLRRDSNGDLRITCNAAGVPFLVAEADCQLSSLRYLDGIGIETLKQLVSDFQSYDVDSDGYHPIGLQVTKFSCGGLTIGLCLSHSICDGPGTGQFLKAMSEFTMGKMEPTLKPVWDRERLTGKTIEAVPLNSTEGEAFSSATSPYLPTSELLHDCAYLTSESIKRLKMKLMKEIVDSNEVPSESFTTVEVLGGFIWRARARALNLNPDGKTLFVLTMGIRNHFVPPLPDGYYGNAFIGSNVVVMGKDLNEQPLSKTVQLIKQSKKTAFQNDYIRHSIDVTETTRKQNKKIESTCPNTVFTDWRHLGLLEIGFGSWEAVNIEPIPWNMSGHVDLCLLMPPAKLDPAMEGGARILVSLPRPAMAKFKEEIDSLKVEDDD encoded by the coding sequence ATGGAAACTACCCACCAAACTCCATCTTTCTTGGTAATCAGGAAGGATGTTGAGCTTGTTAAACCCTCAAAACCCACACCTTCAGAGATTCTCTCTTTATCTACCCTTGACAACAATCCACCTCTTGAGCGTTACACTCATGTCGTATATGCTTACAGAGCTAAATCTAATTCCTCCAATCATGTTAATCACAATAACCATGTTCATGATCATGTTGCATCAAATTTCGTTGCTGATAAATTATTGGAACCCGCTTGTATGATCAAGGAAGCTCTTTCCAAGGCTCTGGTTTATTACTATCCTCTGGCTGGGAAGCTGAGAAGGGACAGCAATGGAGACCTTAGAATCACTTGCAATGCTGCTGGTGTGCCTTTCTTGGTTGCAGAAGCTGATTGTCAGCTTTCTTCTCTACGCTACTTGGATGGGATTGGCATTGAAACTTTGAAACAACTTGTTTCTGATTTTCAATCCTATGATGTTGATTCTGATGGTTACCACCCTATAGGATTGCAGGTGACAAAATTTTCATGTGGTGGTCTTACCATTGGCTTGTGTTTGTCACACTCAATCTGTGATGGACCTGGTACAGGACAGTTCTTGAAAGCCATGTCTGAGTTCACAATGGGAAAGATGGAGCCCACGTTGAAGCCTGTTTGGGACAGAGAGAGACTAACGGGAAAAACCATTGAAGCTGTACCTCTCAATTCTACTGAGGGTGAGGCTTTTTCTTCAGCAACTTCACCATATTTGCCAACTTCTGAGCTTTTGCATGATTGCGCTTATCTGACAAGTGAGAGTATTAAGAGGCTCAAAATGAAATTGATGAAGGAGATAGTGGATAGTAATGAAGTTCCAAGCGAAAGTTTCACCACTGTTGAGGTACTTGGTGGTTTTATTTGGAGGGCAAGGGCTAGAGCTTTAAATTTAAACCCAGATGGAAAAACCTTATTCGTTTTGACCATGGGGATAAGGAATCACTTTGTTCCGCCATTGCCAGATGGGTATTATGGAAATGCTTTCATTGGTTCAAATGTTGTTGTAATGGGAAAGGACCTCAACGAACAACCGCTTTCTAAAACAGTTCAGCTTATCAAGCAGAGCAAGAAAACTGCTTTCCAAAATGATTATATTAGACACTCAATAGATGTTACGGAAACAACTAGGAAGCAGAACAAAAAGATCGAATCTACATGCCCAAACACGGTTTTCACAGATTGGAGACATTTGGGTCTGTTGGAAATAGGATTTGGATCATGGGAAGCAGTTAACATTGAACCAATTCCATGGAACATGTCTGGTCATGTGGATTTGTGTCTTTTAATGCCACCTGCAAAGTTGGACCCTGCAATGGAAGGTGGGGCTAGGATACTGGTTTCCCTCCCTAGGCCTGCCATGGCCAAGTTCAAGGAAGAAATTGATTCTCTTAAGGTTGAAGATGATGATTAG
- the LOC107411610 gene encoding RNA-directed DNA methylation 4, translated as MAAVGESSSAPPEPSDDKPVVVRVKRKAFHSPLDGFWLEINERPLKRSILDFEKLSLSDSSKKEELKTRKVFVRHVETVRTTEITTDIVQSFVETNSAGAFESKTKREERRHTFKKENRHDQILSKSIQKQEAVAKNARFEQIWRSRKGKKEKLHKMCHFYDVVRVDVEERSNEVQEQEEALEEQRILASYLPLLREFIPSAAEEIESQAYKFKQDDFVYDYYTVKNEMDVADLDADASHPFPLVQVDEDDFYDGPAESEYESDDSNAENNPLNDYPDEISEEEEEEDEDEDADEESEGSENELEKNGRNRSSESIDIEDRRLSLDAQLLYEDDIYNYDDYEEDGFDYDDDDSGGNDVEY; from the exons ATGGCGGCCGTCGGCGAAAGCTCGTCGGCTCCTCCTGAACCCTCGGACGACAAGCCGGTGGTCGTTAGGGTTAAACGCAAAGCTTTCCATTCTCCGCTGGATGGTTTCT GGCTTGAAATAAATGAGAGGCCGCTGAAGCGCTCTATATTGGACTTTGAGAAACTGTCACTCTCTGATTCATCTAAAAAAG AGGAATTGAAGACTAGGAAGGTTTTTGTAAGGCATGTAGAGACTGTACGCACCACCGAGATCACCACCGATATTGTTCAATCATTTGTG gaaactaattcaGCTGGTGCATTTGAATCCAAAACAAAGAGAGAAGAACGAAGACACACTTTCAAAAAGGAGAAT AGACATGATCAGATTTTGTCTAAATCCATACAAAAACAAGAG GCTGTTGCAAAGAATGCTCGTTTTGAGCAAATATGGAGGAGcagaaaggggaaaaaagagaAACTACACAAAATGTGTCATTTCTATGATGTTGTTCGTGTTGATGTTGAGGAAAGATCCAATGAGGTGCAAGAGCAAGA AGAGGCTTTGGAGGAGCAAAGGATCCTAGCTAGTTATTTGCCTTTACTGAGAGAGTTTATTCCAAGTGCTGCGGAGGAGATTGAATCACAAGCTTACAAGTTCAAACAAG ATGATTTTGTATATGACTACTATACTGTCAAGAATGAGATGGATGTGGCTGATCTAGATGCTGATGCTTCACACCCTTTTCCTCT GGTACAAGTTGATGAAGATGACTTTTATGATGGGCCTGCAGAATCAGAATATGAATCCGATGATTCAAATG CTGAAAATAATCCGCTGAATGATTATCCGGATGAGATAtctgaggaggaggaggaggaggatgagGATGAGGATGCGGATGAGGAGAGTGAAGGTTCTGAAAATGAATTGGAAAAAAATGGGAGAAATAGATCATCAGAATCCATTGATATAGAAGACCGTCGGTTGTCACTTGATGCACAGCTGTTATATGAAGAtgacatatataattatgatgATTATGAAGAAGACGGTTTTGactatgatgatgatgatagtgGTGGTAATGATGTCGAATATTGA